A genomic segment from Yimella sp. cx-51 encodes:
- a CDS encoding type II toxin-antitoxin system VapC family toxin, with the protein MKGLLLDTNALIWTLTADARLGQTARSLITDTGAVRYSSVSVLEVTIKTMLGKLSLPGDFQVGLDSIGLTELPLTARHAAAVAEFPDFTRHDPFDRMLLAQANVEQIRLLTADTALLGLGVTWVIDARA; encoded by the coding sequence GTGAAGGGCCTTCTGCTCGACACCAACGCACTGATTTGGACACTCACCGCAGACGCGCGACTAGGGCAAACAGCACGTTCACTCATCACGGACACAGGTGCGGTGCGCTATTCGTCGGTTTCAGTGCTCGAGGTCACCATCAAGACAATGCTGGGAAAGCTGTCCCTACCTGGCGACTTCCAAGTCGGCCTGGACAGCATCGGGCTGACCGAACTGCCCCTCACTGCCCGCCACGCAGCAGCAGTGGCCGAGTTCCCAGATTTCACGCGGCACGACCCGTTCGATCGAATGTTGCTAGCTCAGGCAAACGTCGAGCAGATTCGCCTGCTGACAGCCGACACGGCGCTCCTCGGCTTGGGCGTTACGTGGGTAATCGACGCTCGCGCCTGA
- a CDS encoding type II toxin-antitoxin system Phd/YefM family antitoxin, translating into MVQVNVHEAKTQLSRLIEAALAGERVTIARAGKPVVDLVMHTDGPVVIGAPGWTGTTVDTDALDAYDPELVAAFDGGKG; encoded by the coding sequence ATGGTCCAGGTCAACGTGCACGAGGCGAAGACGCAGCTGTCGCGCCTCATCGAAGCAGCCTTGGCGGGTGAGCGGGTGACGATCGCCCGCGCCGGCAAACCGGTCGTCGACCTGGTGATGCATACCGATGGTCCCGTTGTTATCGGAGCGCCTGGCTGGACGGGCACGACTGTCGACACCGATGCGCTTGATGCATACGATCCCGAGCTTGTTGCCGCATTCGACGGCGGCAAAGGGTGA
- a CDS encoding DUF3037 domain-containing protein, with product MIGYQYATLRFVPAVEREEFVNVGVVLYAQMADFLAVGWHLRPPLLEVFAPDVDAAEIEQTLRSLSDCAAGLDTPGKPQIRSLGARFGWLVAPRSTSVQPGPVHGGLTTDPAAELRRLIERTTS from the coding sequence ATGATCGGATACCAATACGCCACACTGCGATTCGTGCCCGCGGTCGAGCGGGAGGAGTTCGTCAACGTCGGCGTTGTGCTCTACGCCCAGATGGCCGATTTCCTCGCCGTCGGCTGGCATCTGCGGCCCCCACTGCTGGAGGTCTTCGCGCCAGATGTCGACGCCGCCGAAATCGAGCAGACGCTGCGGTCACTGAGCGACTGCGCGGCCGGACTCGACACCCCCGGGAAACCGCAGATCCGATCGCTCGGGGCTCGCTTCGGTTGGCTGGTGGCGCCGCGGAGCACCAGCGTGCAACCAGGCCCTGTGCACGGCGGCCTGACAACGGATCCGGCGGCCGAACTGCGACGCCTGATCGAACGCACCACCTCCTGA
- a CDS encoding HipA family kinase has protein sequence MLATTRALRYVTPLREGGSLPGIVEAEDEGTWVIKFRGAGQGVKVLAAEIIVAGIASALGIRVPELALIELPEQIAKYEADEEVQDLLTASIGLNLGMDYLPGAFNYDGTTPPPPHEAAEILWLDAFVANIDRTPHNPNLLRWGRKLWVIDHGAALYFHHTWPSRTPDPSRFAAQPFDDSSHILREVATDVSSVQIAATQKLTGQVLYEIVADVPDEWLETTADLPDADAVRAMYVAHLQARLAAPAAWLPENRR, from the coding sequence GTGCTCGCCACCACCCGCGCCCTGCGCTATGTCACGCCCCTTCGCGAGGGCGGTTCCTTGCCCGGCATCGTCGAGGCGGAGGACGAGGGCACCTGGGTCATAAAGTTCCGCGGCGCCGGTCAGGGAGTGAAGGTGCTGGCCGCCGAGATCATCGTGGCCGGAATCGCCTCGGCCCTCGGCATCCGCGTGCCGGAACTCGCACTCATCGAACTGCCCGAGCAGATCGCGAAGTACGAGGCGGACGAGGAGGTGCAGGATCTGCTGACTGCCTCGATCGGCCTCAACCTCGGGATGGACTACCTACCGGGCGCTTTCAACTACGACGGCACGACTCCCCCGCCGCCGCACGAAGCCGCCGAGATCCTCTGGCTCGATGCCTTCGTCGCCAACATCGACCGCACGCCGCACAACCCGAATCTGCTGCGCTGGGGCCGGAAGTTGTGGGTGATCGACCACGGCGCGGCGCTCTACTTCCACCACACCTGGCCATCCAGGACACCTGACCCGTCCCGCTTCGCGGCACAACCGTTCGACGACTCCAGCCACATCCTGCGCGAGGTCGCCACCGACGTCAGTAGCGTGCAGATCGCCGCCACCCAGAAGCTGACCGGGCAGGTGTTGTACGAGATCGTCGCCGACGTGCCGGACGAGTGGTTGGAGACGACCGCCGATCTGCCGGACGCCGATGCCGTGCGGGCGATGTACGTCGCCCACCTGCAGGCCCGGCTCGCTGCTCCTGCCGCGTGGTTGCCGGAGAACCGCCGATGA
- a CDS encoding 1-acyl-sn-glycerol-3-phosphate acyltransferase: MEPVYTPVRYFARGLFAAQGLRFKRTGQENIPATGGGVVAMNHFGYLDFALGGYAYEDAGRLVRFMAKKEVFDLAGVGTIMRGMKHIPVDRAAGAGAYRAAVDALKAGELIGVFPEATISRSFELKDFKTGAARMAQEAGVPILPTVVWGSHRIWTKDHPKRLGRSNIPVTVTVGAPIMVGPQDDPSEVMAELKSVMKRMLDQAKDEYETLTGDEAVYLPAALGGRAPTLEEAAALEVQERARRAERKAAKAAAKQHKKS; the protein is encoded by the coding sequence ATGGAGCCCGTCTACACGCCCGTCCGCTACTTCGCACGCGGACTGTTCGCAGCACAGGGCTTGCGTTTCAAGCGCACCGGTCAGGAAAACATCCCCGCCACGGGTGGTGGCGTCGTGGCGATGAACCACTTCGGCTATCTCGACTTCGCACTCGGCGGATACGCCTACGAGGACGCCGGACGCCTCGTGCGCTTCATGGCGAAGAAGGAAGTCTTCGACCTTGCCGGCGTGGGCACAATCATGCGGGGCATGAAGCACATCCCGGTCGACCGCGCAGCCGGCGCTGGGGCTTACCGAGCTGCCGTCGATGCCTTGAAGGCTGGCGAGCTCATCGGGGTGTTCCCCGAGGCGACGATCTCGCGCTCCTTCGAGCTCAAGGACTTCAAGACGGGTGCCGCTCGCATGGCGCAGGAAGCGGGCGTTCCGATTTTGCCGACGGTGGTGTGGGGTTCGCATCGCATCTGGACAAAGGATCATCCAAAACGGTTGGGCCGCAGCAATATTCCGGTGACGGTCACCGTCGGAGCACCGATCATGGTGGGTCCGCAGGACGACCCGAGCGAGGTGATGGCCGAGCTGAAGTCAGTGATGAAGCGGATGCTCGACCAGGCCAAGGACGAGTACGAAACGCTCACCGGCGACGAGGCGGTCTACCTGCCCGCTGCCCTGGGTGGAAGGGCGCCCACTCTGGAAGAAGCAGCGGCGCTGGAGGTACAGGAGCGGGCACGCCGCGCCGAGCGCAAGGCGGCCAAGGCTGCTGCGAAGCAGCATAAGAAGTCCTGA
- a CDS encoding ATP-dependent DNA helicase RecQ, translated as MPTDSSSEAHDAALQNAVTRVLTALAGPDAALREGQLEALEELAKPGSRVLVVQATGWGKSAVYWIATSMMRDRGDGPTLVVSPLLSLMRDQVAAAERAGLVAATLNSSNIDAWSQIEADLAADRIDVLLVSPERLANPGFGARVMESLAGRLGMAVVDEAHAVSDWGHDFRPDYRRVVDVLGTLNPQTPVLATTATANERVVEDVAAQLGSHTLVLRGPLARSSLTLAVTPPMDPLARFAWVADHLAQLPGAGIIYTLTVSDAHRLAEVLRQRHGDDPALRTAAYTGALDGAEREQLEDALRRNELKALVATSALGMGYDKPDLGFVVHVGAPPSPVSYYQQVGRAGRAIDHALVALLPSASDEAVWDYFATATIPKPAEVERLLALLADADAPISVPTLEAESGIRRGRVELMLKQLAVDAVVERSTQGWTATGKEWSYDQAHFDSVLATRRREADIMRRYVRGQGCLMQLLQESLDDPSAAPCGRCSVCRSELPDGLKATADPETMRGVRRVLRTERHMLEPRKMWPGGAFGTRGKIPASLAADAGRVLVHADAPEWLDQLGGCLADGSAADTELLEHAVRTLADWSKTWADRPTCVISLAATGQTALTESVAAHLATAGRLPHASWPIRPVPTDLTGADEAAQWREQLAGEPPADVTAHTVVLVIDRSSSGWVASVATAALRQAGAARVLPLVIHRTVG; from the coding sequence ATGCCGACAGATTCTTCGTCCGAAGCGCACGACGCTGCCCTGCAGAATGCCGTCACCCGCGTCCTGACAGCGCTGGCCGGGCCTGATGCCGCCCTGCGCGAGGGTCAGCTGGAGGCACTGGAAGAACTAGCCAAACCCGGCTCGCGCGTGTTGGTCGTCCAGGCCACCGGGTGGGGCAAATCGGCGGTCTACTGGATCGCCACCTCGATGATGCGTGATCGGGGCGACGGTCCCACACTCGTCGTCTCGCCCCTGTTGTCGCTGATGCGTGACCAAGTGGCCGCTGCTGAGCGGGCCGGTCTTGTGGCGGCGACGCTCAACTCCTCAAACATCGACGCGTGGTCACAGATCGAGGCCGACCTCGCTGCCGATCGCATCGACGTGCTGTTGGTGTCACCCGAACGTCTGGCCAACCCTGGCTTCGGTGCGCGGGTCATGGAGAGTCTCGCCGGCCGACTCGGCATGGCGGTGGTCGACGAGGCCCACGCGGTGAGCGACTGGGGCCATGACTTCCGTCCCGACTACCGGCGCGTTGTCGATGTGCTCGGCACCCTCAACCCTCAGACGCCAGTGCTGGCCACCACCGCGACGGCGAACGAGCGCGTCGTGGAAGACGTTGCAGCACAACTGGGTTCGCACACCCTCGTGCTGCGCGGGCCGCTGGCGCGGTCTAGCCTCACGCTTGCCGTCACGCCTCCGATGGACCCGTTGGCGCGGTTCGCGTGGGTGGCCGATCATCTCGCGCAGTTGCCGGGCGCGGGCATCATCTACACCCTCACCGTCTCCGACGCACACCGCCTGGCGGAGGTGTTGCGACAGCGTCATGGTGACGATCCAGCGCTGCGCACCGCCGCATACACCGGTGCGCTCGACGGCGCTGAGCGCGAGCAGCTCGAGGACGCTCTGCGCCGCAACGAACTCAAGGCACTGGTCGCCACCTCTGCGCTCGGCATGGGCTACGACAAGCCCGATCTCGGTTTCGTGGTGCACGTCGGCGCGCCACCGTCGCCCGTGTCGTACTACCAGCAGGTCGGGCGTGCCGGCCGAGCGATCGATCACGCGTTGGTCGCGCTGCTCCCGTCGGCCTCCGACGAAGCCGTCTGGGACTACTTCGCCACGGCAACCATTCCCAAACCAGCTGAGGTCGAGCGACTGTTGGCGCTGCTGGCCGATGCCGACGCACCGATCTCCGTGCCGACGCTCGAAGCCGAATCAGGCATCAGGCGCGGCCGCGTGGAGTTGATGTTGAAGCAGCTCGCCGTCGACGCAGTGGTCGAACGCTCCACCCAAGGCTGGACGGCTACCGGCAAGGAGTGGAGTTACGACCAGGCCCACTTCGACTCCGTCCTGGCCACCCGCCGCCGTGAAGCTGACATCATGCGCCGGTACGTGCGAGGGCAGGGCTGCTTGATGCAACTGCTGCAGGAGTCGCTCGACGATCCTTCCGCGGCGCCGTGCGGTCGGTGCTCGGTGTGCCGATCGGAGCTGCCGGACGGCCTGAAAGCCACGGCTGATCCCGAGACGATGCGCGGAGTGCGACGAGTGCTGCGCACCGAACGTCACATGCTCGAACCCCGCAAGATGTGGCCCGGTGGTGCATTCGGCACCCGCGGCAAGATCCCGGCGTCGCTGGCCGCTGATGCGGGGCGAGTGCTGGTGCACGCCGATGCGCCCGAGTGGCTCGACCAGCTCGGTGGGTGCCTGGCTGACGGCAGCGCCGCCGACACCGAACTGCTCGAACACGCGGTGCGGACTCTCGCCGACTGGAGCAAGACCTGGGCCGATCGTCCGACATGTGTGATTTCTCTTGCCGCCACAGGGCAGACGGCGCTCACCGAATCGGTCGCTGCTCACCTCGCCACGGCCGGACGCCTGCCGCATGCATCCTGGCCGATCAGGCCGGTGCCCACCGATCTCACCGGCGCTGACGAGGCTGCTCAGTGGCGCGAACAGTTGGCCGGGGAGCCACCCGCAGATGTCACCGCCCACACGGTCGTGCTGGTGATCGACCGCAGCTCCTCCGGCTGGGTGGCGTCCGTCGCCACCGCGGCGCTGCGCCAGGCGGGTGCCGCTCGAGTGCTTCCGCTGGTGATCCATCGCACCGTCGGCTGA
- a CDS encoding DNA polymerase IV — MRSRPSILHLDLDAFFAAVEQRDKPSLRGKPVVVGGTGGRGVVATASYEARKFGARSAMPTSQARRLCPSGTAFLSPRFSAYQASSRVVMGLLRELSPTLEQVSVDEAYVDLADGDVDDFSVPALRSRMERLLAQVAQETGGLTASVGIGSSKQMAKIGSELEKPSGLVIVDAGQEVEVLAPLSVRVLGGVGPVTAERLRTFGVETVAHLQRMSVTDLVSIFGDSHGHALHEMAFARDDRPVVVEREAKSISAEETFAVDIADARVLDRELVRLVERVTGRLAKNGSFARTLTIKVRHGDFSTFTRSESTLHPTGDLATILAGARRLLAAADTAAGLRLLGFGVSGLLPHAQERMLFDDDQPLPQVSEPAVTAHEVDEGWGRHPTSWMPGADVHHAEHGAGWVWGSGLGRVTVRFEGPNTPPGPVRTFATDDPLLEHAEPPQWR, encoded by the coding sequence GTGCGAAGTCGTCCGAGCATCCTGCATCTCGACCTCGACGCCTTCTTCGCCGCAGTCGAGCAGCGCGACAAACCGAGCCTTCGCGGTAAGCCAGTGGTAGTGGGTGGCACAGGTGGTCGCGGAGTCGTGGCCACGGCCTCCTACGAGGCGCGCAAGTTCGGCGCTCGGTCGGCCATGCCGACGTCCCAGGCGCGGCGGCTGTGTCCGTCGGGTACGGCCTTCCTAAGTCCTCGATTCAGTGCGTACCAGGCCTCCAGCCGGGTGGTGATGGGCCTGCTCCGCGAACTCTCGCCGACCCTCGAACAGGTCTCGGTGGACGAGGCCTATGTCGACCTCGCCGACGGCGACGTGGACGACTTCTCCGTGCCAGCGCTGCGATCTCGGATGGAGCGACTGCTCGCGCAGGTCGCCCAGGAGACCGGAGGCCTGACGGCCTCAGTCGGTATCGGTAGCTCGAAGCAGATGGCCAAGATCGGCTCCGAGCTGGAGAAGCCGAGCGGGCTGGTGATCGTCGACGCCGGTCAGGAGGTCGAGGTGCTCGCGCCACTGTCGGTGCGGGTACTCGGGGGAGTCGGGCCGGTCACGGCCGAACGCCTGCGCACCTTCGGCGTCGAGACCGTCGCCCACTTGCAACGCATGTCGGTGACCGACCTGGTCAGCATCTTCGGCGACTCACACGGGCACGCCTTGCACGAGATGGCCTTCGCCCGCGACGACAGGCCAGTGGTGGTCGAACGTGAGGCCAAGAGCATCTCAGCAGAGGAGACCTTCGCCGTCGACATCGCCGACGCCCGCGTGCTCGACCGTGAGCTGGTGCGCCTCGTCGAGCGCGTCACGGGCCGCTTGGCGAAGAACGGATCCTTCGCCCGCACGCTGACCATCAAGGTGCGACACGGTGACTTCTCCACCTTCACCCGATCGGAGAGCACCCTGCATCCGACCGGTGACCTCGCCACGATCCTGGCTGGTGCGCGCCGACTCCTTGCCGCCGCCGACACCGCCGCGGGCCTGCGGCTCCTCGGGTTCGGGGTCTCCGGCCTTCTCCCTCACGCCCAGGAGCGCATGCTCTTCGACGACGACCAACCGCTTCCGCAGGTCAGCGAGCCGGCCGTCACCGCGCACGAAGTGGACGAAGGCTGGGGCCGGCATCCGACGTCCTGGATGCCCGGCGCAGATGTTCATCACGCCGAGCACGGAGCCGGCTGGGTGTGGGGGAGCGGTCTGGGGCGCGTCACCGTTCGTTTCGAGGGTCCGAACACCCCGCCCGGGCCCGTGCGCACCTTCGCCACCGACGATCCGCTGTTGGAGCATGCCGAACCACCCCAGTGGCGCTGA
- a CDS encoding DUF2126 domain-containing protein — MTIRVALHHRTTYTFDEPVTVHPHTVRLRPAPHSRTPITAYSLSVSPRNHFINWQQDPFGNYLARLVFPERVKELDITVDLVADMTVINPFDFFVEEYAERFPFTYPADLRADLDPYLRPVDDGADGNGPSERVQQWVRQAAAQGTSGDEDPRIVDFLVAMNRAVNEAVSYSVRMEPGVQSPQETLDRGIGSCRDSAWLLVSALRQVGLAARFVSGYLVQLTSDVSALDGPDGPREDFTDLHAWAEVFVPGAGWIGLDATSGLFAGEGHIPLCATPHPSAAAPISGATAPVNVSFDFANTLTRVFEDPRVTRPYSDDQWSKVQTLGEHVDTLLTDGDVRLTMGGEPTFVSADDTSTPQWETAADGEEKRALAVTLADRLRTRYAANGLTHHGQGKWYPGEPLPRWQLGLWWRTDGAALWNDQSLLDNPWGEPVLQADEQRQAVVIRDLAQQLAARLGLPDEVVNPAYEDPITQWHNEIRQPEGARPDDDIDPLDPARTAAMGEKDVPAALPRGWVLPIFPDPVGEGWATTRWSTRRAQLFLTPGTSPMGLRLPLSSIAWSEAPVVPDASPFAARGSLPAPVAVEQDVPTAAVHDIEDSPRTALTIEARDGHAFVFLPPLAEADDALRLLNAVEGAAAAVGVPVVLEGYPPPGDPRLKSLTVTPDPGVIEVNVQPTSSWRELEELTTTLFEDARRSRLATEKFDLDGTHTGTGGGNHLTIGGSSPAESPLLRRPDLLRSLITYWQHHPALSYVFSGRFIGPTSQSPRVDEGRHETLYELEIAFAELDRVTKESGESRPWLVDRLLRHLLTDITGNTHRSEFCVDKLYSPDTDRGRLGILELRGFEMPPHAQMALVQALLVRALVAKFWNEPYTGSLVRWGSRLHDRFLLPAFAAADLRDVVADLNRFLGEDAHFDQSWFDPFLEFRFPRLGETDIDGVHLELRQAVEPWHVLGEEISGGGTSRYVDSSIEKVQVAATGLVPGRHVVTCNGVPVPLVPVSGSGWGTGTPGTGGAPDTMVGGVRYRAWAPPSALHPTIGVHSPLIFDLVDRWNGLSLGGFTYHVVHPGGRSYDRYPVNAAEAESRRNSRFEAVGHASGTVDMSSWPSYETQVRHGGGEYPSTLDLRRFSPGQPS, encoded by the coding sequence GTGACGATCCGGGTTGCCCTCCACCACCGCACGACGTACACCTTCGACGAGCCGGTGACCGTGCACCCCCACACCGTGCGGTTGCGTCCGGCGCCGCACAGCCGAACGCCGATCACCGCGTATTCGCTGAGCGTCTCTCCGCGCAACCACTTCATCAACTGGCAGCAGGACCCTTTCGGCAACTACCTGGCCCGGCTGGTCTTCCCCGAGCGGGTGAAAGAACTCGACATCACCGTCGACCTGGTGGCCGACATGACCGTGATCAACCCCTTCGACTTCTTCGTCGAGGAGTACGCCGAGCGCTTCCCGTTCACCTACCCGGCCGATCTGCGGGCAGATCTTGATCCTTACCTGCGGCCGGTGGACGACGGCGCCGATGGTAACGGCCCCTCGGAGCGTGTGCAGCAATGGGTGCGCCAAGCCGCCGCGCAAGGCACCAGTGGCGACGAAGATCCGCGCATCGTCGACTTCCTCGTGGCGATGAATCGCGCTGTGAATGAAGCCGTTTCGTACTCAGTGCGGATGGAGCCCGGCGTCCAGTCGCCGCAGGAAACGCTCGATCGCGGCATCGGATCGTGCCGTGACAGCGCCTGGTTGCTCGTGTCGGCCCTGCGCCAGGTGGGCCTTGCCGCCCGGTTCGTCTCCGGCTACCTGGTGCAGTTGACCTCCGACGTCAGCGCGCTCGACGGCCCGGACGGCCCCCGCGAGGACTTCACTGACCTGCACGCATGGGCCGAGGTGTTCGTCCCCGGCGCCGGATGGATCGGGCTGGACGCGACCAGCGGTCTCTTCGCCGGCGAGGGGCACATCCCGCTGTGCGCGACCCCGCACCCGTCCGCTGCCGCGCCGATCAGTGGCGCGACTGCGCCGGTCAACGTCAGCTTCGACTTCGCTAACACCCTGACCCGCGTGTTCGAGGATCCGCGGGTCACCCGTCCCTACAGCGACGACCAGTGGTCGAAGGTGCAGACACTCGGCGAACACGTCGACACCCTGCTCACCGACGGCGACGTGCGCCTCACGATGGGCGGTGAGCCCACTTTCGTCTCGGCCGACGACACCTCCACCCCGCAGTGGGAAACAGCTGCCGACGGTGAGGAGAAGCGTGCGCTCGCCGTGACACTCGCCGACCGGTTGCGCACCCGGTACGCCGCCAACGGCCTGACCCACCACGGGCAGGGCAAGTGGTACCCGGGTGAACCGCTGCCGCGCTGGCAGCTCGGGCTCTGGTGGCGCACCGACGGCGCGGCGCTCTGGAACGACCAGTCGTTGCTCGACAACCCGTGGGGCGAGCCGGTGCTCCAGGCGGATGAGCAGCGACAAGCAGTGGTCATCCGCGACCTCGCTCAGCAGCTCGCGGCCCGTCTCGGGTTGCCGGACGAGGTGGTCAATCCGGCCTACGAAGACCCGATCACGCAGTGGCACAACGAGATCCGCCAGCCCGAGGGTGCGCGTCCCGACGACGACATCGACCCGCTCGACCCGGCGCGCACTGCGGCGATGGGGGAGAAGGACGTCCCTGCCGCGTTGCCGCGTGGTTGGGTGTTGCCGATCTTTCCCGATCCGGTAGGGGAGGGCTGGGCGACGACCCGGTGGAGCACGCGCCGAGCCCAACTCTTCCTGACGCCGGGCACCTCTCCGATGGGGCTGCGGCTGCCGCTGTCGTCGATCGCCTGGAGTGAAGCGCCGGTGGTGCCCGACGCATCACCATTCGCGGCGCGTGGCTCGCTGCCCGCACCGGTGGCTGTCGAGCAGGACGTGCCCACCGCGGCCGTCCACGACATCGAGGATTCACCGCGCACCGCGTTGACGATCGAGGCTCGCGACGGGCACGCCTTCGTGTTCCTACCACCGTTGGCCGAAGCGGATGATGCGCTGCGACTGCTCAATGCCGTGGAAGGTGCAGCGGCGGCTGTCGGCGTACCCGTCGTGCTCGAGGGTTACCCGCCGCCTGGCGACCCCCGCCTGAAGTCGCTCACCGTCACGCCTGACCCGGGCGTGATCGAGGTCAACGTGCAGCCGACGTCCTCGTGGCGAGAGTTGGAGGAGTTGACCACCACGCTCTTCGAGGACGCCCGGCGCAGCCGCCTCGCCACCGAGAAGTTCGATCTCGACGGCACGCACACCGGCACCGGCGGCGGCAACCACCTCACCATCGGTGGCTCCAGCCCCGCGGAGTCTCCGCTGCTGCGCCGGCCTGACCTGCTGCGCAGCCTGATCACCTACTGGCAGCACCATCCGGCACTGTCCTACGTCTTCTCCGGGCGCTTCATCGGCCCCACCAGCCAGTCACCCCGAGTGGACGAAGGACGCCACGAGACGCTGTACGAACTCGAGATCGCTTTTGCCGAACTCGACCGCGTGACAAAGGAATCCGGCGAATCACGTCCGTGGTTGGTCGACCGGCTTCTGCGGCACCTGCTCACCGACATCACCGGCAACACCCACCGCAGCGAGTTCTGCGTAGACAAGCTCTACAGCCCCGACACCGACCGTGGACGGCTCGGCATCCTGGAGCTTCGCGGGTTCGAGATGCCACCGCACGCGCAGATGGCATTGGTGCAGGCGCTGCTGGTGCGCGCCCTGGTCGCGAAGTTCTGGAACGAGCCGTACACCGGATCCTTGGTGCGCTGGGGATCACGCCTGCACGACCGCTTCCTGCTCCCGGCCTTCGCGGCTGCCGATCTGCGCGATGTCGTCGCCGACCTCAATCGCTTCCTGGGTGAGGACGCCCATTTCGACCAGAGCTGGTTCGACCCCTTCCTGGAGTTCCGGTTCCCGCGGCTGGGCGAGACCGACATCGACGGCGTCCACCTCGAACTTCGGCAGGCCGTCGAGCCCTGGCACGTGCTCGGCGAGGAGATCTCCGGCGGCGGCACGTCCCGTTATGTCGATTCCTCGATCGAGAAGGTGCAGGTGGCAGCCACCGGGCTGGTGCCCGGACGCCACGTGGTCACCTGCAACGGCGTCCCGGTGCCGTTGGTGCCCGTCTCCGGATCCGGTTGGGGCACAGGCACTCCCGGCACCGGTGGCGCTCCCGACACGATGGTCGGGGGAGTGCGTTACCGCGCCTGGGCTCCACCGTCCGCGCTCCACCCCACGATCGGGGTGCACTCGCCGCTGATCTTCGACCTGGTCGACCGCTGGAACGGCCTCTCCCTCGGTGGTTTCACCTACCACGTCGTCCACCCCGGCGGCCGCTCCTACGACCGCTACCCGGTCAACGCTGCCGAAGCCGAGTCGCGCAGGAACAGCCGGTTCGAGGCGGTCGGGCACGCGTCCGGCACCGTTGACATGTCGTCGTGGCCGTCCTACGAGACGCAGGTGCGCCACGGCGGAGGGGAATATCCCTCGACACTCGACCTGCGGCGGTTCTCCCCGGGGCAGCCCTCGTAG